One segment of Pandoraea pnomenusa DNA contains the following:
- a CDS encoding NADH-quinone oxidoreductase subunit L, with the protein MDFPEALRVACVLTPPALMAALVSATWVSSQTIRRQWRVFLTMSSAALVSTAVSLFVCVGQGIWPGVLTTTRFGLALALLVQLLGTVIAAFSARYLEGEANQPRYLGALATVLASVHLLLLADHWLVLIVAWAAVGLALQRLLCFYPDRPFALLAAHKKRIADRLADVMLLGATALAWQQVGSGSLTDLWAHIAQHGLSLPLQASAVLLVLAVTLRTALLPVHGWLIQVMEAPTPVSALLHAGVVNLGGFVLIRFAPMLEKADAARDLLALLGLATAVLASMVVLTRISIKVRLAWSTVSQMGFMLVECALGLYTLAALHLMGHSLYKAHAFLSASSVVRDTRARAMHTIAAPMTGSLVLAPAVTTSIVLLAMALAGIAVWPWWWCAVLGLAWAPLLWLSSAPSRADARLAQLLFGLLSVLGLTLAAMAAHVLPLGLQDAPDHRLGVLTLTFMAALYLCQARLQHRASLPACWRRWSYAGFYLDEGYTRLALLLWPARWAQAAAAHPGPKALASRLAEAQR; encoded by the coding sequence ATGGATTTTCCCGAGGCTTTGCGCGTCGCTTGCGTGCTCACGCCACCGGCGCTGATGGCCGCGCTGGTCAGTGCGACATGGGTGAGTTCGCAGACGATCCGGCGACAGTGGCGTGTGTTTCTGACGATGTCGTCTGCCGCGCTCGTATCGACGGCCGTGTCGCTGTTCGTCTGCGTCGGCCAGGGCATTTGGCCGGGTGTTTTGACGACGACGCGCTTCGGCCTGGCGCTGGCGTTGCTGGTGCAACTGCTGGGCACCGTCATCGCCGCGTTTTCCGCCCGCTACCTCGAAGGGGAAGCGAACCAGCCACGCTATCTCGGTGCACTGGCCACCGTACTGGCCAGCGTGCACCTGCTTCTCCTCGCCGATCACTGGCTAGTGCTGATCGTCGCCTGGGCGGCCGTGGGCCTGGCGTTGCAGCGACTGCTGTGCTTCTACCCGGATCGCCCCTTTGCCTTGCTGGCGGCGCACAAGAAGCGGATTGCCGATCGGCTGGCCGACGTCATGCTGCTGGGAGCGACCGCGCTAGCCTGGCAGCAGGTGGGAAGCGGCTCGCTGACGGACTTGTGGGCACATATTGCGCAGCATGGCCTGTCCCTGCCCCTGCAGGCGAGCGCCGTCTTGCTGGTGCTGGCGGTGACACTGCGCACCGCCTTGTTGCCGGTACATGGCTGGTTGATCCAGGTAATGGAAGCCCCGACCCCGGTATCCGCGTTGCTGCATGCGGGCGTGGTCAATCTCGGCGGCTTCGTGCTGATTCGCTTTGCACCGATGTTGGAGAAAGCCGACGCCGCACGCGATCTGTTGGCGTTGCTCGGTCTGGCGACCGCCGTGCTGGCAAGCATGGTCGTGCTGACGCGCATCAGCATCAAGGTTCGGCTGGCCTGGTCGACCGTCTCGCAGATGGGTTTCATGCTGGTCGAATGCGCGTTGGGTCTCTACACGCTCGCCGCGCTACATCTGATGGGTCACTCCTTGTACAAGGCGCATGCCTTTCTGTCCGCCTCGTCGGTCGTGCGCGATACGCGTGCGCGCGCAATGCACACGATTGCCGCCCCCATGACCGGCAGTCTCGTGCTGGCCCCCGCGGTGACGACGTCGATCGTGTTACTGGCAATGGCGCTCGCCGGTATCGCCGTCTGGCCCTGGTGGTGGTGCGCGGTGCTGGGACTGGCCTGGGCGCCGCTGCTGTGGTTGAGTTCCGCGCCGTCTCGCGCCGATGCACGCCTGGCCCAGTTACTTTTCGGGCTCCTGAGCGTTCTGGGTCTGACCTTGGCCGCAATGGCCGCACACGTCCTGCCGCTCGGACTTCAGGATGCGCCGGATCATCGGCTGGGCGTTCTCACGCTGACCTTCATGGCGGCTTTGTATCTCTGCCAGGCACGTCTGCAACACCGGGCGTCCCTGCCCGCCTGCTGGCGTCGCTGGAGCTACGCCGGCTTCTATCTGGACGAGGGTTACACGCGCCTGGCGCTGCTGCTCTGGCCCGCCCGGTGGGCGCAGGCAGCGGCAGCACATCCTGGCCCCAAAGCGCTCGCCTCGCGGCTGGCGGAAGCCCAGCGCTGA
- a CDS encoding YbcC family protein, whose protein sequence is MKPLTHDTLAAAGLTALVADDPQVRYADIERACQEACAAIAPAWPLDRAIAVNPHWSRIGMPVRRVAARMAVLGGIHVFPPRDRQRQAWREGRITAEDLAVALHQLPAAQSAALTPEQCVAALESGAPQAQLPLLIDVLDNDPERHARLSWRQAITHQVSQTCAAFFDARQASWQPEREQGLYAFWRDTLQHDHGIGILMGLPHIGRATGALPAKAQDAERWVMERLGLPQAVWADYLESVLLTVNGWASWCAYLGWEAGLAGGRDAHLRELLAIRLAWGALLLECKDDAAARHAFAALHAAWRSAPRILQETEQALLIDEVWQLALEIGYQRELAQRLTAANPHGPAPTDIEVQAAFCIDVRSEPLRRSLEAVSPGIQTLGFAGFFGLPIAYTPLGTPARRPQLPGLLAPAIEVTDSIVSTDAAQRAADEARQRAVGRVRRSRFAMADQWQAASRWPGAAFSFVEAAGLGYLGKLGNWLQPGRQARPRDDLAGIPARYRPICRPQLQGMDLASKVALATRVLHAMGLDRYLAPLVLLVGHGSQSANNAHAAALDCGACCGQTGEVNARSLAQLLNDPAVRDGLRAQQLAIPEATRFVAVLHNTTTDELEGFDLDLLPQAARDRWARLQPIFAQACDQVRRERAASLTLDPRAPHHALLARLQRRANDGAQTRPEWGLARNAAFLIAPRDRSRGVMLDGRSFLHDYDASRDADGSVLELLMTAPMLVTHWINWQYHASTCDPLRLGSGNKLLHNVVGGSLGVFEGNGGDLRIGLSQQSLHDGERWIHEPVRLTVVVDAPRAAIDTVIGKHEVVRHLLDNGWLHLWRFEQAGFERYVQGRWSPVDLAGR, encoded by the coding sequence ATGAAACCCTTGACCCACGACACGCTCGCCGCGGCCGGCCTCACGGCATTGGTCGCGGATGACCCGCAGGTGCGGTATGCCGACATCGAGCGCGCCTGCCAAGAGGCCTGCGCGGCGATTGCTCCCGCATGGCCGCTGGACCGCGCCATTGCCGTGAATCCGCACTGGTCGCGTATCGGCATGCCCGTGCGCCGTGTGGCCGCCCGGATGGCCGTGCTTGGCGGCATCCACGTCTTTCCGCCGAGAGATCGACAACGGCAAGCCTGGCGCGAGGGTCGCATCACGGCGGAGGATCTGGCCGTTGCATTGCATCAGTTGCCCGCGGCCCAGTCGGCCGCGCTCACACCCGAGCAGTGCGTCGCGGCACTTGAGTCCGGCGCGCCGCAGGCGCAATTGCCGCTGTTGATCGACGTGCTCGACAACGATCCCGAGCGCCATGCGCGGTTGTCCTGGCGGCAAGCCATCACGCATCAGGTCAGCCAGACCTGCGCCGCCTTCTTCGATGCGCGGCAGGCAAGCTGGCAACCCGAGCGCGAACAGGGCCTGTATGCCTTCTGGCGCGACACTTTGCAGCACGACCACGGGATAGGCATCTTGATGGGGCTGCCGCATATCGGGCGGGCCACCGGCGCCCTGCCTGCCAAAGCGCAGGATGCCGAGCGCTGGGTCATGGAGCGCCTGGGGCTACCGCAAGCGGTCTGGGCGGACTATCTCGAATCGGTGCTTCTGACGGTCAACGGCTGGGCGTCGTGGTGTGCCTACCTGGGCTGGGAGGCCGGACTGGCGGGCGGGCGCGATGCCCATCTGCGTGAATTGCTGGCAATTCGCCTTGCCTGGGGTGCACTGCTGCTCGAGTGCAAGGATGACGCCGCCGCGAGGCATGCGTTTGCCGCGCTGCACGCGGCGTGGCGCTCGGCCCCGCGCATCTTGCAGGAAACGGAGCAGGCGCTGCTGATCGACGAGGTATGGCAGTTGGCCCTCGAGATCGGCTACCAGCGTGAGCTGGCACAGCGCCTGACTGCCGCGAACCCTCACGGTCCGGCGCCGACGGACATCGAGGTCCAGGCGGCCTTTTGCATCGACGTGCGCAGCGAACCCTTGCGCCGGTCGCTCGAGGCCGTGTCGCCGGGCATCCAGACGCTCGGGTTTGCCGGCTTCTTCGGGTTGCCGATCGCCTACACGCCCCTGGGCACGCCGGCTCGGCGCCCCCAACTGCCCGGCCTGCTCGCGCCGGCCATCGAGGTGACCGACAGCATTGTCAGCACCGATGCGGCGCAGCGCGCGGCGGATGAGGCCCGGCAGCGCGCTGTCGGCCGTGTGCGTCGATCGCGATTTGCGATGGCGGATCAGTGGCAGGCGGCCAGCCGGTGGCCGGGTGCCGCGTTTTCCTTCGTGGAGGCCGCCGGACTGGGCTATCTCGGCAAACTCGGCAATTGGCTGCAACCGGGCCGGCAAGCGCGCCCCAGAGACGACCTGGCCGGCATACCCGCCCGTTATCGCCCCATCTGCCGCCCGCAACTCCAGGGGATGGACCTGGCGTCCAAGGTGGCCCTGGCCACACGGGTGCTTCACGCGATGGGCCTGGACCGATACCTGGCGCCGCTGGTACTTCTCGTCGGGCACGGCAGTCAGTCCGCCAACAATGCTCATGCGGCGGCCCTGGATTGCGGCGCCTGCTGCGGCCAGACCGGTGAAGTGAACGCGCGCAGCCTGGCGCAACTGCTCAATGACCCGGCGGTGCGCGACGGCCTGCGCGCGCAGCAACTCGCGATACCTGAGGCAACTCGCTTCGTGGCGGTGCTGCACAACACCACCACGGATGAACTCGAGGGCTTCGATCTGGATCTGCTGCCGCAAGCCGCACGGGATCGCTGGGCGCGTTTGCAGCCCATCTTTGCCCAGGCTTGCGATCAGGTACGCCGCGAACGCGCCGCGAGCCTGACGCTCGATCCCCGCGCGCCGCATCATGCGCTGCTGGCGCGGTTGCAGCGTCGCGCCAACGACGGCGCGCAAACGCGGCCCGAATGGGGACTTGCCCGCAACGCGGCGTTTCTGATCGCGCCCCGGGACAGAAGCCGCGGCGTGATGCTCGACGGACGTAGCTTCCTGCACGATTACGACGCCAGTCGGGACGCCGACGGCAGCGTGCTCGAACTGTTGATGACGGCGCCCATGCTGGTGACGCACTGGATCAACTGGCAATACCACGCATCGACCTGTGATCCGCTTCGGCTGGGCAGCGGCAACAAGCTGCTGCATAACGTCGTGGGGGGCAGCCTCGGCGTCTTCGAGGGCAACGGCGGCGATCTGCGCATCGGCCTGTCGCAGCAGTCGCTGCACGACGGCGAGCGATGGATACATGAACCCGTGCGGCTGACCGTGGTCGTCGACGCGCCGCGGGCGGCGATCGACACGGTGATCGGCAAGCACGAAGTCGTGCGCCACCTGCTGGACAATGGCTGGCTCCACCTCTGGCGCTTCGAACAGGCAGGCTTTGAGCGTTATGTCCAAGGGCGCTGGTCACCGGTGGATCTGGCGGGGAGATGA
- a CDS encoding LysR family transcriptional regulator, whose translation MDLNQLNFNHLYYFWRVAKLGHLTRAAERLHTSQSAVSAQIRQLEEKIGDDLFVRAGRRLTLTDTGQLVLAYADNIFGLGEELLGRLHGRSAGVTRLRVGSVATLSRNYQENWIRPLLTNPAVVLTLESGLMEGLLTRLIQHQLDVVLANETVPADPDRPLHCQFLGSQAISLVGPASVWASKTLRIPEDLDDVDIVLPGPRHALRGQFDALCATAGVSPRLRAEVDDMAMLRLIARDSGWLTVLPEVVVQDELRTGSLVVVGQSTALQEHFYAITAPRRHRIEVLEPLLAGKRDVHNEVARKTSAS comes from the coding sequence ATGGACCTCAATCAACTCAATTTCAATCATCTCTACTACTTCTGGCGCGTGGCCAAGCTCGGCCATCTGACGCGTGCGGCGGAGCGGTTGCATACCTCGCAATCAGCCGTCTCGGCGCAGATTCGTCAGTTGGAGGAGAAGATCGGCGACGATCTGTTTGTCCGGGCAGGACGGCGACTCACGTTGACCGATACCGGGCAGTTGGTGCTGGCGTACGCCGACAACATTTTCGGGCTGGGCGAGGAGCTGTTGGGACGCCTGCATGGGCGCTCTGCGGGCGTTACGCGCTTGCGCGTCGGCAGCGTGGCCACACTGTCGCGCAACTATCAGGAGAACTGGATTCGACCTTTGCTCACCAACCCGGCCGTTGTGCTGACGCTCGAATCGGGGTTGATGGAAGGGCTGCTGACCCGGCTCATCCAGCATCAACTCGACGTCGTGCTGGCCAACGAGACGGTGCCCGCCGATCCGGATCGGCCATTGCACTGCCAGTTCCTGGGCAGTCAGGCAATCTCGCTCGTGGGGCCTGCCAGCGTATGGGCGTCGAAAACCCTGCGGATCCCGGAAGATCTCGATGACGTCGACATCGTGCTGCCCGGCCCACGCCACGCGTTGCGCGGTCAATTCGACGCGCTTTGCGCCACGGCAGGTGTCAGTCCCAGACTGCGCGCTGAAGTGGACGACATGGCGATGCTTCGCCTGATTGCCCGCGACAGTGGGTGGCTGACCGTCTTGCCCGAAGTGGTCGTGCAGGATGAGCTGCGAACCGGATCGCTCGTCGTGGTGGGGCAATCGACTGCGCTGCAGGAGCATTTCTACGCCATTACGGCGCCAAGGCGACATCGCATCGAAGTGCTGGAGCCATTGCTCGCCGGCAAGCGCGACGTCCACAACGAGGTCGCCCGCAAAACCTCCGCGAGCTAG